In Culicoidibacter larvae, the genomic stretch ACTGGATATGATCCTGCCGATGCAATTAGTTTTAATGATGATATGGTCCTCTATGCAATTTGGGCAGATAGTTACACGATTACTTATGAAGGCAATACGCATACTGCCGGGACAGCACCAGTTGATAGCAATGCTTATGATTTAAATGATCCCGCAACAATTCTTGGTAAAGGTGACCTTGAAAAAGACGGGCATCGTTTCATTGGTTGGAATACACAAGCTGATGGTGGCGGAACTAGTTATGCTGCTAATGCATCAATTACAGTTACTGAGAATTTAACCTTGTATGCTCAATGGGCTGAGTGTCTTCATGTTACTTATCATGGGAACACCCATACCGGTGGAACAGAACCAATTGATCTTACTGATTACATCATACCTACCGAAAACATCGCAACTATTTTGGATTGTGGTAATCTGGTAAAAGATAACCATGCATTTGTTAGCTGGAATACGCAAGCAGATGGTGGTGGAACATCATATAATGCAGGCGATGCTATGACTTTAACTGGTCATGTTACCTTGTATGCACAATGGCGCGCAAACGATGTGCCACCGATTGAAGTAACTACTGATAATAACACTGATCCAAGCTTGCCGACAACTGGTCAGCAGCCGGAACTATTCTTGGCAATCGGTGCCGGACTTGTAATTCTTGGAGCGATTGTGGTTGTGAAAAGAAAACAAAAATAAGCATTTAAAAAACATCATCTTTTAAAGATGATGTTTTTTTTGTGGTAGAAGGATTGCAGGCAAATATCGATGATGATATACTAAAGGCAGGAAAAGCAAGGGGAGTATTCTTTGAATAAGGAGATATTTTATGAAGAAGAAACTGAGGGTTACGGCAGTGTTTTTATTATTGGTTGCTGCAGTTGCAGTTATGGCCTCAACAGCAAACGCGATGACCGTGACTGCCAGTCAGCAAAGACTGGCTAAAGAACAGATTGTTTTCATCGATAAAAGTGAACTTGAACGGGTAACCGGAAGTGTTTTAAGCACATCAGGGGTTAGCACTTTTGTTGCCCATTTCAATAATTCAGCAGTATGGACGCAGTTAGGGTTTTCAGTGGATGAGGCTGGAAAACTGACGGCGCGTGTGGAACAAGCGCCTGAACAGGTGTTAGCAGCGCTGAAAGCAATTGCTGAAGATAGTGGTGTCCGGTTGAAGATTGTGTTGCCTGCAAGCGGAAAAGTTTTTATTGGCTTTGGAACCCGTGAAGGAAAAATAGTTGATGAACTGCCTGCTGATTATGATGGCAATCCGATTCCATGATTTTTATACAGTTATCGTAACTCTGTAAAGATAATAGAATTTTATGGGAATAAAGCGCTTCTATGATAAAGTATGCTATACTCTTATATAGAAGAACCCTTTGCCGGTGACGGCTCAAAGCTCTTACACTTTTTTAGGTGTGAGAGCTTTTTTTATATAGAAAGAGGCGAATAAATTGAAAAAGAAGTATTGGATTATTGGTGGGTGCAGTATTGCAGCATTATTATTGGTAGCATTGTTAGGATATGGGGTGTATGCAATGATGACACCGAGTGAACAGCCACAGCCGGCGGTTGTTCCGGAGGCAACAAGCGCGAATAATGCAGTGACAGGTGGCAGTAACAGCAGTGAGACCGGCAAGCAAATTGTGCTGGTAAGTCGTGAAGATATTGAACAGGTTACCGGTATGAGTATTAGCATTGAAAACGCTGGTAGTATTGCCAGCAAATTTCAGGATAGCGGGATGTGGGTGAAGCTGGGCTTCACTGAGGATGAAAGTGAGCGGATTGCGGCGCGGGCGCAGCAATCGTCAGAACAGCTGCGCGGGATTTTGAAGTCGCTGACACATAATAATCATCTGCAATTGAAGATTATTTTGCTGCCGGATGGACATGTTAATTTAGGCAAAGGTAATAGTTATGCTGATTACAATGGTAATGGAGCAAGTACTGATGGTTATGCCGGCATTAATCAGTTGGAGATTGAAGTTGAGTATATCAATGGCGATTACCAACTTGAGTATAAGAATAATGGGTACGGTATTGATGGTGAAATTGAAGATGAGCGTACCGGCAGTAAGTTGAAGGGCAGCAGCGCAGTAGCGGAGATTGAAGCACAATTGGATTTGATTAGTTTGAGTCCGGATATGAGCAGTGAAGCAATCTTTGCCGAGTTAGATAAGGCCTTTCCGGTTGCATCGGGCTGGCAAAAGTATGAGGTTGAGATTCATTTTAGCGATGGGACGGTTTTTGAATATCGACGATGAAAGCACTCGCGACGAGTGCTTAGAGCGTGTGACAGGTTGGCTGTCACGCGCTCTTTTTTTTCTTTAAAAGCGTCATTGAACACAATTTCACAAAACAGCGTTATAATAAATATACGATAAGTTTTTACTTACGGATAGGAAGGAATTGATGAATAATGGCTACTATTCAGGCTGGGAGAGCGATGGTAAAAGTATTGGAAAGCTGGGGTGTTGATCATATTTATGGTGTACCCGGTGGTTCAATAAATACAACGATGGACGCTTTGTACCAGGAACGTGAGGGGATTCAGTATATTCAAGTACGCCACGAGGAAGTGGGTGCTTTAGCTGCAGCAGCGGATGCAAAACTGACTGGAAAAATTGGTGTTTGTTTTGGTTCTGCCGGACCGGGGGCAACCCATTTATTTAATGGTTTATATGATGCTAAAATGGATCATGTGCCGGTTTTGGCAATTATTGGTCAAGTTGCATCTAAATTTATGAATTATGATTATTTTCAAGAGATGAATGAAAACCCGATGTTTGTTGATGTTAGTGTGTACAATCGGACAGTTATGACACCGGAAAGTTTGCCGCGGATTATTGATGAAGCAATCCGAATTGCCTATCAACAAAACGGTGTTGCAGTAGTAACGATTCCGGTTGATTTAGCTGATGTGGAAATTGCCGATGATTATGCAACAAGTGCGGGAGCTTATAAAAAAGCTTATCCGGAAATAAATAATGTTGAGGCGATTGCTGAAGCAGTGCAATTAATCGAGGCTGCTGAGCGGCCGGTCATTTTTGCCGGTCAAGGAACTCGCGGTTCACGGAAAGAATTAATTGAACTTTCTGAGCATTTTTCAATGCCAGTGATTCAATCAGTATTAGCGAAAGGAATTATGCCGGATAATCATCCAAACTTTATGGGGATGTTATGGCGGCTTGGTACCAAACCGTCAGTTGAAGCAATTAATGCTGCTGACTTGCTGGTATTAATTGGCTCTGATTTTCCATTTGCACAAGCATTTCCCAAAGATGCAAAATGTATTCAAATTGATATTAATGCTGCTAACTTTGGTAAACGTCATAGTGTTGATGTCAGTATTTTAGGGGATGCCGGCAGTGTGATGCGCGAGCTTGTAGTTCGCGGCAGCAGCAAAGCCGAAACCGCGTTCCTGAAAGCTTGCCAAATCAACCGTCAGAATTGGCGGAAATGGTTGCAAGGTTTTATGGATGATACCAGTACACCACTTCGCACTGAGGCTGTGTATAAACAAATCAATCGTATTGCCGAAAAAGATGCTGTATTCTCAGTTGATGTCGGTAACTCAACAACTCAATCAGTACGTTTGCTTGAGATGAATGAGCAACAACGTTTTATTACTTCTGGTTGGTTTGCAACTATGGGATTTGGTTTACCGGGAGCAATTGCCGCATCGTTGAGTTATCCGGGACGACAAGTATTCTCAATTAATGGTGATGGTGCTTTTGCAATGGTAATGCAAGATTACTTAACACAAATTAAATATCATTTGCCAGCTATTAATGTAGTGTTCAGTAATGATTCGCTTGGCTTCATCGAAGCTGAACAGGAAGCGACTGAACAACAAAAATTTGGTGTTGATTTAATTGATGCTGACTTTGCTAAGTTTGCTGAGGCGTGTGGTGGTGTTGGCTTCCGGGTTGAAACTGCTGAAGAGTTGGAAGCTGCCTTTACTGAAGCAGCTAAAAGTGACATGCCGGTCATTATTGATGTGAAAACTGCCAATCTTGGTCCGCTGCCAACTGAATCGCTGGTGTTGGATGAAGCGTTAGGTCATACGCCAGAAGCGATTGCCGCTTTTAAAGAAAAATATGAAGTGCATGATATGCCGTTATTGCGGGAAATTATTGCCGAATTGTAACAATTTATAGAGAAGTTGAAAAGCCTGCGCCGGGTTCGGCGCAGGCTTTTTTTCTTTGTACACAAACTCCATAATCATCCACATTCAATCCCTTGTCCGACCTGGTATGACTTGCTAAAATGAGAGTAAGTAATAGGGCTATTGATGTGTTCACATAATAACTTTTTTGACATTATTGGTATTGTTAAGTAAGCTAAAAAGGATTGGGTTAATTTATATAGTAAGCAATTAGCCTAAGAATAGTTTCCGGGGGGATTTTTATGAAACGAATATTATTTGTTGATGACGATGATTTTTATCGTGATGTTTTTGCTGACTTACTTTTGAATGAAGGCTATGCTGTTGATGCTGTGAAAAGTGCAGCGGAGGGTATAGTCCTTTTTAAAAAGAGTCCATATGATTTGGTACTGAGTGATTTGAAAATGGATACGATTGACGGTTCGCAGTTGTTAACCATCATTCGTAAGTATGATCAACGTACCAGAATTGTTATTTTGACTGGTTCTGATGATGAACAAGATGAACTGCGTTGTTTGGATTTATTTGCTAATGAGTATTTGAAAAAATCAACGCCAATTAATATTTTGCTAAAACGAATCGAAATCGCTATGAGTAGTGATACGATTGTGCCGGTGAAAAATTTATATAGTCGTGCAGAAAATATTGAGATTGAGAATAAAAATAAGCGAATTACCAAAAATGGTGAATCGATTGTATTGACACAGAAAGAATTTGATTTATTGACGTTTTTCTTGAGCAATAAAAACCGGTTGTTGACCCGTGAAGAAATTTTGCAATCAGTTTGGCGGGCTGATGTTGGATTTTTTGATACCAGAACAGTAGATACTTATGTAAAAAAATTGCGAGCAAAATTACAGATATCAAGCATTGCTTCGATTCGAGGTGCAGGCTATGAATGGCTTGAATAAGCAACGAAGTCGTTTTATCTTTTTTGCTGTTGTTGCGGTTTATATTGTCTTAATTATTTTGTTAAATGTTTTTCTGTTGAATATTCCAGGGATTTATCAGAGTACTGCTGAGGACCGAGCGGCAACGGTCAAAACGGATATTCTGGCGGTTTTGCAGGGTTCGAATCCTGATAAGTCTGTGGCATTTGACGCATTGCGGGAAGAGTATAAATTTGAGTTGGTGGTGTTGAGCGGTGATACGACAATCTATTCAACGATGCCAATTGATGATTTTAACAAGCTTGATGGAATTATTGATAGTGAAGCTCTGAACTATCAAGAGCGCGATAGTTATGTTTTCAACGGCACTGATTATCAAGTGTGGATGGCTATTTATAAATATAGTTCGCAGTCATTTTTTGAATTGATTTTATATATTGTTATTGGGAGTGTAGTCATTTTAAGTGGATTGATTATCGTCCTTATTTTTGTTATGTTCAGGAGTTTGATTTCGCCGTTGCAGCGGTTGCGGGATAATATTTTTAAGCTGAAGGAATATCGTTTGAGTGAAGTTGCTGCCGGTAATGCAGAAAGTGAGTATGATAGTATTTCCGAGGAGCTGAGTCATTTTTCGGCCGATTTAGAAGGTAAAATCACTACATTTGGCGTGCAATACAGTCAGCTAGAGCGCGAACTAAAAAGTAAGCATGAACAATACAAGGATAAAATTAACTTGGTACGGGCTTTGATTCATGATATTAAATCTCCGCTTTCAATTGAGCAGATGCAGATTGATCAATTGAAAATCGACTTGCGGGATGATGAACAACAATTGCACCGGGTAGAGTTGTTGCAAAAGAGTGTCGATAAAATCATGAATGAGATGGTTGATGTTTTAAAGATTCTTGATATCAATGCAACCCAAATGACTAAACAGGAAGTTGATTTGGTAGCTACATCCAAGGAGTTGTTGCGAATTTTCTTACCGGTATTTCAGGAACAGGGTGTAACTTATGAATTGATTGCCCCACCAAAAATGATAATAAAAATAAATGCTATTGAGTTAAAACAGATTATTCATAATATTTTGTCAAATGCGGCGCAGTATACCAAACCGGGCGGTATCTTTGAGTTGGATCTTTATGAAGATAACGGGCAAGTACACATCACTGCCTATAATGATGTTGCTGATACTAAGGCAATTGACTTTGAGCGGGTTTTTGATCTGTTCTATTATGCCAACAATCAAGATAATTATTCAACTGGAATCGGGATGTTTACAATTAAAAATATGGTTGAGGCTAATGGTGGAACTTGTTCGTTTGCCGAATATCAAGATGGTGTGCGGTTGCATATCACTCTGCCGTTAGTGGTGGAGGGGATAGCATGAAACGATTAAGAGTTTGTTTTGCGGTTCTGTTTTGTTTGGTGTTCTCAGTGAGTAACCTGATTTTGGTTCAAGCTCAAGCGTTGCCGAAAAGCGAGCAAGAAGCGATGCTTGAGGAATTGCACCGGCTTTACAGCGAAGGCAAAGATGCCGGCACATATTCAGTGACGATTGAATACGAAGAAAATGGCCAGACAATTAATAAAGAAGTACGGATAACGGTGACGAAGGACGACACCGTCATCCAAGGCAATATTGCGATAAACGCCGAGCCAATTTCAATCAGCCCAGAACAAGTTGCTGATGCAACTGACGCGTTTTGGATTAGCAGCGCCAATGCCAAGGCTTGGCGCACTACAACGCTGGAAGAACTGCCAATCATCAGCGTTGATGCCAGCCAAATTCAAAATCGTGAAGGTCAATACTTGCTGACCTTTACAACGGTTGATGCAGTGGCAACATCGGTGGCAGTTACTGTTATTGGTAATAATGAGATTTTTGCTGTCGACGGCGAGTCCGGACAAGCAAGCGTCTTTCATGACACTTATACCGATAATGCTTTTGATTTTATGAGTGCTAGTTCATGGTTTTGGTTAGCACTTAATACCTTATTGGCAGGCCTCATTGTAGTGCCGCTTATTTTACTGTTGATTCATTATGGCATTACCAATAAAATTTATCGTCAAGTAGTGAGTCTTTTGAAAAAATAATATACACAAATTTCATAAATGTCCACTATACGTTGATTGTTTATGATGAGATCAAATAGGATAATTATATTGTAAAAATATATATTTAGGGGGAAAATTCCTATGAAAAAAATAGTTAAAATTATTACAAGTATGCTGCTTGCAGCAATTGTAGCGATGCAGGCTGACTTATCAGTCTTTGCATTTAGCAATAACAATCAAGCGAGCGAAACTAATACAGTGAGCGAAGAAAATACGAGTGCTCAGGATCCGGTAAGTGATGAAAATCTTGATGCGGATGTTGAGGCTGAGTCGGAAACGGATCAACCGACTGTGTTTTCGAAAATTTCTTCATTCTCGATTGGCTTTGCCAGTTTTGATGGTGTTGATTTAAGTGGAAATACTTCGATTTCAAAAGAATTAGGAGTTATTGCCGGAACTCCGTCTGAGTTTAATATTCAAGCGAGCTTTAGTGGTGATACTGATGTTAATAATCGAAAAATTGTTATTGCTATTAATGACAGTTTAACTTTAGCTGGTGCTCCAGGATTAACAGGTAGCGGAGCGACTTGGACATTTAATGAGTCGTTACTACCAACAGATTTACAGGGAAGAATCATTGGTGCCGAATTTATTTCAAATGGTACGGTTTATGGCCAACAAATTGGCAGTGGTGTGTTAACATATGATGTTGCACCAGGAGTTACTAATATACTAGTCCCAGTAAAGATAAAATTTGACTTACCATTTGCAGTGTTCACTGGAAGTCGAGATTTTGCTGATGTATTGAGTGTAAAAACTACGCAGGATGTTAACAGTGTTACTACTATAGTTGACGAAGAAACACTTGAGAACTTTACTATTACTGATACAGTGGGAATGGGTGCGCGATTATATTCTGCAGCTACAAGTATTTATGGTGAGCCAGGGAAACTAGTCACTATTACTTATGATTTCCGCGGCGGGTTTAATACTTACTCTGATAACGGTGGCTATTTGTTTGAAGAACAGACCTATAAGTTTTACATTGATAAAAGAGCTGGAGTTGAATCGGTTGATTTCTCATTGCCTAATGGAACCGGTACATATAGTATTGACTCAACCACTAATGCAACAAAAGATATTTTATATATTACTTTAAAAGAAATTGCTGCAAATGGTACACCAAAAGTAACAATAAAGTTTACTCCTACAGTTGCTGCACAACCTGGTGATAGTTACTTAATATCAGCAAATGCAGCTGATAGTGTTACAAAACCCTATAAGTCAAATGTTATTACAACTAATATTCGCAATGGAGTTGCTTCGCAATACCGTTTAAATATTGCGAGTCCTTTTGAAAATAAAATTGCTGTGTATAATAATTCTGTAAATGTTGCACAAGCAAACTATATGGAATCAAGTATTGAAGGAATTAATTTTATTGGTGCAATTGATCTAAGAAATCCGCAAAGTCAAAAAGTTACTAATCAATTAGTTAGATTTACTTTTGACAGTCCTGATATAGGTGTGAAAGCAGTTGACTTACCAAGTAGTTTAAATGTTGATGTTAAAAACGTTGTAGTAAAAACAAATAAAGGAAATACCTTTACTATTGATTCTGCTGCTGTGTCGCCAGGATATGGTGGTACTGGAACTGCCCGATACCGTTTAAACTTGAAGGCGCTTGGAGTAACTGATGCAGATGAATATATTACTGAGGTAACTTACTTAGTTCAAGAACTAACTGCCTCATATGCTACTATATATAGTAATCTGGGTGGTATTGACTCAGGAATTTATGGTACTGTGCTTTCAATGCCAACATCAAAATCTTGGTCT encodes the following:
- a CDS encoding YusW family protein, which gives rise to MKKKYWIIGGCSIAALLLVALLGYGVYAMMTPSEQPQPAVVPEATSANNAVTGGSNSSETGKQIVLVSREDIEQVTGMSISIENAGSIASKFQDSGMWVKLGFTEDESERIAARAQQSSEQLRGILKSLTHNNHLQLKIILLPDGHVNLGKGNSYADYNGNGASTDGYAGINQLEIEVEYINGDYQLEYKNNGYGIDGEIEDERTGSKLKGSSAVAEIEAQLDLISLSPDMSSEAIFAELDKAFPVASGWQKYEVEIHFSDGTVFEYRR
- the spxB gene encoding pyruvate oxidase; translation: MATIQAGRAMVKVLESWGVDHIYGVPGGSINTTMDALYQEREGIQYIQVRHEEVGALAAAADAKLTGKIGVCFGSAGPGATHLFNGLYDAKMDHVPVLAIIGQVASKFMNYDYFQEMNENPMFVDVSVYNRTVMTPESLPRIIDEAIRIAYQQNGVAVVTIPVDLADVEIADDYATSAGAYKKAYPEINNVEAIAEAVQLIEAAERPVIFAGQGTRGSRKELIELSEHFSMPVIQSVLAKGIMPDNHPNFMGMLWRLGTKPSVEAINAADLLVLIGSDFPFAQAFPKDAKCIQIDINAANFGKRHSVDVSILGDAGSVMRELVVRGSSKAETAFLKACQINRQNWRKWLQGFMDDTSTPLRTEAVYKQINRIAEKDAVFSVDVGNSTTQSVRLLEMNEQQRFITSGWFATMGFGLPGAIAASLSYPGRQVFSINGDGAFAMVMQDYLTQIKYHLPAINVVFSNDSLGFIEAEQEATEQQKFGVDLIDADFAKFAEACGGVGFRVETAEELEAAFTEAAKSDMPVIIDVKTANLGPLPTESLVLDEALGHTPEAIAAFKEKYEVHDMPLLREIIAEL
- a CDS encoding response regulator transcription factor, with protein sequence MKRILFVDDDDFYRDVFADLLLNEGYAVDAVKSAAEGIVLFKKSPYDLVLSDLKMDTIDGSQLLTIIRKYDQRTRIVILTGSDDEQDELRCLDLFANEYLKKSTPINILLKRIEIAMSSDTIVPVKNLYSRAENIEIENKNKRITKNGESIVLTQKEFDLLTFFLSNKNRLLTREEILQSVWRADVGFFDTRTVDTYVKKLRAKLQISSIASIRGAGYEWLE
- a CDS encoding sensor histidine kinase; this encodes MNGLNKQRSRFIFFAVVAVYIVLIILLNVFLLNIPGIYQSTAEDRAATVKTDILAVLQGSNPDKSVAFDALREEYKFELVVLSGDTTIYSTMPIDDFNKLDGIIDSEALNYQERDSYVFNGTDYQVWMAIYKYSSQSFFELILYIVIGSVVILSGLIIVLIFVMFRSLISPLQRLRDNIFKLKEYRLSEVAAGNAESEYDSISEELSHFSADLEGKITTFGVQYSQLERELKSKHEQYKDKINLVRALIHDIKSPLSIEQMQIDQLKIDLRDDEQQLHRVELLQKSVDKIMNEMVDVLKILDINATQMTKQEVDLVATSKELLRIFLPVFQEQGVTYELIAPPKMIIKINAIELKQIIHNILSNAAQYTKPGGIFELDLYEDNGQVHITAYNDVADTKAIDFERVFDLFYYANNQDNYSTGIGMFTIKNMVEANGGTCSFAEYQDGVRLHITLPLVVEGIA